The nucleotide window gggctggtggcccctcccggtggacccccagacccctccggtggtcccggtacactaccggtgatgcccggaacacttccggtggccaaaaccatacttcctatatattaatctttacctccggactatttcggaactcctcgtgatgtccaggatctcattcgggactccgaacaacattcggtaaccgcgtacatactttccctataaccctagcgtcatcgaaccttaagtgtgtagaccctacgggttcgggaggcatgcagacatggctgagacaactctctggtcaataaccaacagcgggatctggatacccatgttggctcccacatgctccacgatgatctcatcggatgaaccacgatgtcaaggatttaatcaatcccgtatacaattccctttgtctagcggtatagtacttgcccgagatttgattgtcggtatcccgataccttgttcaatctcgttaccggcaagtctctttactcgttctgtaacacatcatcccgtgatcaactccttggtcacattgtgcacattatgatgatgtcttgccgagtgggcccagagatacctctccgtttacatggagtgacaaatcccagtctcgatttgtgccaacccaacagacactttcggagatacctgtagtgtacctttatagccacccagttacgttgtgacgtttggcacactcaaagcactcctacggtatctgggagttgcacaatctcatggtctaaggaaatgatacttgacattagaaaagctttcgcatacgaactacacgatctttgtgctaggcttaggattgggtcttgtccatcacatcattctcctaatgatgtgatcccgttatcaacgacatccaatgtccatggtcaggaaaccgtaaccatctattgatcaacgagctagtcaactagaggcttactagggacatggtgttgtctatgtatccacacatgtatctgagtttcctatcaatacaattctagcatggataataaacgattatcatgaacaaggaaatataataataaccaatttattattgcctctagggcatatttccaacactcgaATGCATCTACCTCGATATAGTACCTTCTTCGTGGCCTGATCCTTGATCAAAAAGAAGAAAGGATGAAATTCAATAAAGACATGATTGTCAATGATACCGCGGTGAACGGATAGAAGATTTTTGTTGGCACTAGGGACATGCAAAAAAATTCGAAGGTGAATTTTACGAGAAGGGGTACGTATAACCGAATGACCAACGTGACTTATGTTCATACCTGCACCACTGGCTGTGTGAATCTGATCCTTCCCGTGGTACTTTTCACGTAGGGTCACCTTCTCGAGCTCCCCGTGAGATGATTTGTTGCACCGCTGTCGAGATACCAGTTAGTATCAACGCCATATGATCCATCGGCGGCAGCGGCAATCTTGTCATCTTCTTCAGAGGAGGCTTCGTCTTCATCGAAGCGATACCTGCAGTCCTTGGTTGTGTGGCCAGGCTTGCCGTAGATCTGGCAGCGCACAGCATCGGGTCGTGATCTGCCCGAGCTGTTGCCGCCCCCGCCTCGGCGGCCCCTGTTGCTGGTGAAGTTGGGGCGTCCACCACGGGAGCTAGAGTTGCTGGAGCCGCCACCGCCTTGCTTGCCCTTGTGTCGAGGAGGACCGCGATGACGAGACGAGTACCCACCGCACCCGCGAGTGGCCACGTTGGCCGAGGACTTGAAGCCACCGCGGGCGCTGTGAAACTGAGCGACACGCTGATCAAAATTGCTCAGCATGGCGTACAACTCATCGAGGGAGACCGGCGTGACGCGGGCGTCGATGGTGGAGACGAGGGGCTGGTAGTCCATGTCCAGCCCATGCAACAGGTAGGAGATGAGCTCATCATCCTGGATGGGCTTGCCGGCCATGGCGAGTTCATCGGCAAGACCACGCATATAAGCATAGTATGCAGCAACCAATTGGTTGCGCTTCTATCCATTGATCAAGGCAGTGCTAATGTTGTTTACATGACTCAGATATTGAGAGGAAAACAAGCCTGCGAGCGCCACCCAGAGGGCGTGCGCGGTGGTGACCGCGGTCACCGTGATCAGCACTTCTTTGAAGAGGTTGTTGAGGAGGTAGCCGAGCACCTGCTAATCCTCCCGCACCTAGATGGGATGGAGAGGGTTGGGCTCGGTCGACTCCTTGCCGCCCTTGTCCTTGGTGACGAGGTGGCGCGTGGGTACCGGCATAGTTCCGTCGACGTAGCCGAAGAGCCCGGCTGCCCTCAGCTGCGGCGTAACTTGCATTCGCGACAGGACGTAGTTCGTCCGGGAGAGCTTCTCTGTGACCTGGCCGTTGAGGTTGGATTGGGCGGCGCTAGAGGAAGACATGGCTTGGCACTATGGGGATCGGTGAAAGCTAGGGTTTGGAAGAGGAGGCTCTGATTACCATGTACGTTAGGCGAAAGCGTCTTACCTCATCGTGATCGAGGGGCGTTGTTATGTGGGATATCGCATACAGGTGAGATTACAATCTTGACAGAGAAGAAAGAGGTAGAGATAAGGACTATGGTTACAAGATAAATATCCTCTCTAACTTCCTAATGCATGTGGTGCAAGTAATGTAGATCTCCTGACCCTGTCACGCTACAGAACTTTGTTTAACACACATCACTTGTTATATAGAGATATATAAATATGCTGGTAAAGAAAATAAAATAGTCCTTTCATTATGGAAGAGAACATTTTACTACCAGCCCAagaaaagaagagaacatattatgGACCTATGTAGTACTAAGAATACGCACACAAACTCAATTAGTACATCTCCATAGCCCAAATATTTATGGTCGGTCCCATCCTATTGCTGATGCACAGAACCTAATTGTGCTCCAAAACTCAACTAATCCCAACCTAAATCCTGACAAAATAACAAGTCGAATAAAACGGGTGGATGCATGCAGTTTAGTTTCTTCGTCACTTCCGTAAAAAAACATTCACCATTTAAATAGTAATCCACTAGTACTCATCTATGAATTCCAAACATTTGACATAGCAAGTGCATAAAAAACAAGTCGTCCTTGCTACCGACTCGGCTCGATCTAATCACACATCGTATTCTTCCCTTTTTATAAAAGTCTAATTATTGTCTACCTTTTTCCAAGGTTTGCAACCACTCCCTTATATTTCTTGTAGACGCACTCCACCTCAGGCTATACAAGTCATCTTCTATCCTTTGCCAGCTTCCGGTCAGAAGAAGCTAACGAATCCAGCCATAGCTAGGAACAAGGGGGAAAGTTACGGAAAAAGGATCGGATTGCGGCGGTCTGCGATTACCGGTGATTATGCTGATCTGCTGGATTAATCCGACTTCAGATGTGAAGAACAGGTGCTGGAGCTGCTTCTTGAGCTGATTGAGAAGATATATCAAGCTTATAGAGTTGATTGATACTGGGAGGTGTTTCATGGGGGATAGGCCATGGCAACAGCCGCATGAGCAGGCTTCTTGTTCAGCGCACGCCGAGATGATCCAAGCTTCTACCGCTGCTACCTCGTCCATCCATGGAAGCATCATGTAAACCCTAACACCATAAAATGTTCTTGTTTTCTTCGTGACAAGTAATTAGAGCTCTTTTCTTGATGTTTTTCGCGTTGATaatatttcttttctgttttttcttaagCTTTTGGAGTTATTCTCGTGTATTAGTTATGATGCATAAGTTGGTCTTTCACAAACAAGTAAATAACTTATCTGAAGGCTTAAGGATGAAGTTAGCATCTTAGTTTCAAGATGATGTTTCACAGTCTCTGTACGTGTATATATTGACTTATTTTCATGTTGTTTGGTCCAAATGTAAAGAAGGCGATGCTGCAGCTAATTAGCCCGACTTGCTACCATAATAAActttcatctctctctctctctctctctctctctctctcaagaatTTCAGCATTTCTCTCCAGTTTCCATATTGCCTTTTAAGTTCTAAGAATTGTGTTGAAAGTATCATTTCTTGTTCATCTTGTAAGAGAGCACTTCTCATGGATATGTTCAATAAGAATCTCAAAGTTTATTTAATTCAAGCATTTCCTCTTCCTCTACAAGTTTATGTTCAACTTATCATGATGACCATGATAATCTTTTTGCAATATTTCGCTATATTAATTTGTGCAAGTGCAGCAGAAAGGACCCTGGTGGATACGAGGACTTGGCAGAACTTGATCAAGCCCTCTTCCTCTACATCAACAGCCAGGATAACCAATCAGTTCAAGAGCAACCACGTAAGACATGCTTAATCGATTATAATTTCTCTGATATAACTTCACAATATTTAATAGGTTGACATACTGAATTAATGTAGCCTGAATATATAGCTTTGAGGCACACCCCGCACATGAAAGCCGTGAGGTGTTCCTGGTGGTACCATGTGTGGAATGCACATATAGCATACCCAATTAAAATTATTTTTTCCGACAAAGGGTAATATATTAATATAAGATGATACTATTTACATCTGGCCCTGCAACAACACAATATAAGAATTAGTCGAGATATTGAGGATGCACACATATATAGCTCCAAGGGAGGGATAGATGCAATACCTTTTTCCTGCCATAAATATATACTTTTTTGGACGATAAGTTGCACACATGGAAAAGTATGCCATCTACCACGATTTGACATGCCTGGTTGAGTTTCGGCATAGGCTGTGCAACGATGTTGATGAGATATTATGATCTTTTTCCTTGTTTCCCCCAGAGCTTCTATTTTCTGTAATACactccctccgttcacaaatAGATGTTCTAATATGTTTTTTCTGAATCAGATGTATATAGATACATTTTAGTGTGTTTATTCACTCATTTCTGTCCGTATGTAGTACATATtaaaatatccaaaacatctttTATTTGTGAACGGAGAGAGTATATGACAATTCTTTCCCCAAAAAGATATTCTCTAGTTGGAGAGAATGACGTGTAAGAAACACCTGGTGATATGTGTGTTCTTGCACAAGATGATCATCTTTCCTTTTTTTTTTGACGGTAAAGATGATCATCTTTCCTTGTTGCCCGAGCAGAGCCATTTCCTCCCCTTTTTTTGAGGGGTGCCTCCCCTTCTATTTCTCCTCCTCAATAGGAGTGTGAAACCATATATATTCCATTTGGAAATTTACCACCGCCGCGCGCACCAGTGTTATATTCTGAAATAGTCGCGTTAGACTTCTCTTCACGTGTGCATGTAGAGACTCTCAACATCTTCCCTTCTCGGCCGATGCACGTCGTTGCCGAACCTTCTCCGAAGGCCGCCACCTCGACGTCGAACATCGTCGCCGCGAGTTCTAATTTAAAACCGCAACGTCCGCCGTCCAAGCAGTCCGCCATGACGGCACCGGGCGGCAAGGCGACCGTCAAGGTTAGCTCCCTAGCTATTCTACACATGCACACTGCTCGGGACATTTCTGTGTCGTGAATTGTGATGTCGCTACCATTTCAGAGAGAAGGAAGCGGAAGCGGCGGCGCCGGCACGCCGTCGACCTCAGAGCAGGAGGGCCCCAGGACGCCGGACGCCAAGACGCTGAGGAGGCTCGCGCAGAACAGGGAGGCCGCGAGGAAGAGCAGGCTTAGGAAGAAGGTATGTATGGTTGGTTAACCTGGTTAATCACTGCAATAACCTGACGAGTCCCAAGTTAAAACACGTACACAGTAGTGGTTTGGCAGTCCGCGTTGTTTGGTGTGTAGAATTGGGGTCGACGTTGAAGTTAACCTGCTACTACCACCTAAAAGTTGTGCGTACTGTCAAGCTCGCTAGGGCCCCAAAGGTTTCCACATTTCTTCATGACAAGTACGCTTCTTATAGACTTGTGATATGATTGGTTTTCTGTTTGTCTTTTGCGCATGTGTAGGCTTACATTCAAAATTTGGAGACGAGTAGGGTCAGGCTGTCACAGATGGAGCAGGAGATGCAAAGATGCAGCGCTCAGGTATGCATACTCTCTATTCCCAGGGGAAAAAACAAAAAGGGAAAGGTACAAAGATATAAAATAGATCTTGATATGAATCACTAGATGAAATATACCCCCAAACGTCTGAATTTCAACCTTTCTACGGGCCATGTCGTCAGTGGTGTTGGCCTAGCAGTAGAACACAATACAAAAAAAATGTTTTTTACTACAATATACAAGTTATGGGGAAAAATCTCGGGGTAGCCCATGGACCATCCTGTCCATCACCCTAGCTACGCCACCGTGCATCGTGGTTTATGCTCCGCGTGGCGATGACTTTGGTGTCTCAGAGGTATGAGTGAGGTTCCacatgatgttaaccatagattTCAGGTGGGGTGGGAGTGGTACGAAAGAATATCCATGAGAGGCGATAATACTGATATACTTCTTTGGCACATGAGTATAAGGAGAACACTGCATGAAGTTTGTAAGGACGATGGCTACTATGGTTTTCAAATCGAGTGATGTGTACAATGGACAGTATATCGACAATGAATGGAGGTAGGAAAATAAGTTGGTGGCAGCACAAGCAGCTCGACATCAACTCAATGATTGTGAACATTCTAAAAATACCTTGATAATTACGAAGCTATATGCATGCCTATGTGCACGCCAAAAATCCTACACTTACGGGGAAAATCTACGAAACGGGGCTTACGGAAACAGCTCCACGTTAATCTCGCTCCCCCTAATTTGTAGGGTGGGGCCTTCCTCCCCCTCGTTTCTCAATCATCTTGTGTCAACTCATCCCGTAACTTCCATCCCGTGGGAAGTTATCCGTAGGTATAGCAAATCCCATGTGCACGCCTATGTACTATACTCCCAGTTTAGGTACAATAATATGTGTGGGCAGGTCAGATGGGCTTAGGATCGTGATTTCCGATGGACAATAGATCGACAATGGTTTCAGCATCTGACTGGCGAAATGCTCGAGTGGGGCTTTACAATCGTTAATGATGGGCTAGAAGGTGGTCGAAAATGCAGGGAAGAAGCAGCTTTGGAGAGTTGGCTTTAGGCCCTGTTTGTTTGGGCTACAGACATATTCAGATGCGGACTTGTTGTGCTGGCAAAGTTGTTGTGCTGAGGAAGTTGCTCAAGTGAAAGTTAGTTGTTTGGCAACACAATTATGAAAGCACACAGCTAAGGAAAACGCGAGGGGCAAAGGGAGAGATAGGTCGTGCATGCGGTGGCATTTATGACATAATTACGACCAAACACCAAAGGCATGGGAGGTAGGGAAACAATTTTGATTATGAAGTACATCGAGACATGCTTTGGCCAATCACACTGGAAATAACACTAATCAGCTTTGGGTTGTGATTCCACAAATGCTCTAAAATAGTTGTTTGCTTCAAGTTAAGCTTTTCCCAGACCAAAGCTATCTTCCAAAGCTGAAACAAACAGAGACTTAAAAGCGTACGCAACAGCTGTGAAGCAAGTATGTGCAAGAGAGATGCTACACCACCGGACCCAATCTACAACAACGTTAAATCTACAAGCCAATAGGGGTGGGGGGAGCCCGGTGAAATTCAGGGAAAGGACGCGGGGAGGTGGGGGTAGTTGGTGGGATATGTAACCTATGTTCGTAAGTATTGGGTTTTCGTATGCGCAAATAGCCACCACCATAGTGGGAGAGATCTGTCGCGTACATGGAAACTTAAAGACGTCCAGAGGGTGGTAAGAGTACATGAGGTTAAGCCGAAGTGCGTATCTAATCTATAAAAGTATCAAAAGCCAACTTCCAGTGAATAAATCAGGTAAATGAAATTCTAGTATAACCACTAATTGTTCTAACATTTAAACTTAATATACACCAATACTAAAAGTAGGATCTAAACTCTGTAGCCATGCATTCAGTTTAAGGGGGtgtttgttttcagggacttttTTGTGTAGGGAGTAGAAAAAGTCTCTCTTAGAGACTTTTTTACCAAACGGGAGAGACTTTTTTAGGACTAAActaggcatttgggactaaatgaagaagactctcaagaagagtctttttgggactttttgaaactttttcagcaatgcccctccatgcacccattggcccgccaccccatggtgttgtttgattgttatttttaTATATACTAAGGGCAATATGGTCATTTGATAACCTTTAggaagggactagggactttttagtctctggaaacaaatagggagggactttttagggagtagggactttttagttgggactaaaaaaagtcctaggactagaTAACCAAACACCACCTAAGATAATGACTCAAGAATTAAGCTGGGTATCTATAATTAAGTTATGTCTTAATTGCACCTTTTTTTTCTATCACCGCCTAACTATATTTTTTTTCATCCATCTCTTTGACTAAGGGTGCAATCTTGGGTGGTGGAGCTGGCATTGGAGGACTAAGCCCAGGCATGCATGGAACTAAACCCTAAGCTGTTCGGTCCATATATACTAGTATATGCCATCACACAGAAATATATTTCCTTCCGCTCAATACTTCCATATTTTTCGTAACAATATGTGGTCTCTCTTGTACGTGCATGGCAAAACTAAATAATTCCATAAATAAAATGAATTAGCAGAGGCGGCATGGTTCGACGGGGAGTACGCGAGGTGGGTGGACGAGCACGACAGGATGATGCGGCACCTGCGGGCAGCGGTGGACGCGGAGGGGGTGGAGCACGACGCGGCGGTGACGGACGGCGAGCAGCTGCTGCGGCAGCTCATCGACGCCGCGGCGGCGCACCACGTGGTGCTGGCGGAGCTCAAGTCCGCCGTGGCCAGGGCCGACGTGTTCCACCTCGTCTCCGGGATGTGGCTGCCCGCCGCCGAGCGCTGCTTCATCTGGATTGG belongs to Triticum urartu cultivar G1812 chromosome 7, Tu2.1, whole genome shotgun sequence and includes:
- the LOC125517976 gene encoding transcription factor TGAL9-like isoform X2 is translated as MLICWINPTSDVKNRPWQQPHEQASCSAHAEMIQASTAATSSIHGSIIKDPGGYEDLAELDQALFLYINSQDNQSVQEQPHFSSRVHVETLNIFPSRPMHVVAEPSPKAATSTSNIVAASSNLKPQRPPSKQSAMTAPGGKATVKREGSGSGGAGTPSTSEQEGPRTPDAKTLRRLAQNREAARKSRLRKKAYIQNLETSRVRLSQMEQEMQRCSAQGAILGGGAGIGGLSPEAAWFDGEYARWVDEHDRMMRHLRAAVDAEGVEHDAAVTDGEQLLRQLIDAAAAHHVVLAELKSAVARADVFHLVSGMWLPAAERCFIWIGGSRPSDLIKVMARHMEPLTEQQAAGMYDLQRWAQEREEALDRELQATYRSLSDTVSSDALISPYPDTAAYMAHMSLAISNLSSLEAFVRQADALRLQTLHRLPQVLTARQAARCFLAVADYSQRLRALSSLWLARPRQDQPAPPGAGGRLFHP
- the LOC125517976 gene encoding transcription factor TGAL9-like isoform X1; the encoded protein is MLICWINPTSDVKNRPWQQPHEQASCSAHAEMIQASTAATSSIHGSIIRKDPGGYEDLAELDQALFLYINSQDNQSVQEQPHFSSRVHVETLNIFPSRPMHVVAEPSPKAATSTSNIVAASSNLKPQRPPSKQSAMTAPGGKATVKREGSGSGGAGTPSTSEQEGPRTPDAKTLRRLAQNREAARKSRLRKKAYIQNLETSRVRLSQMEQEMQRCSAQGAILGGGAGIGGLSPEAAWFDGEYARWVDEHDRMMRHLRAAVDAEGVEHDAAVTDGEQLLRQLIDAAAAHHVVLAELKSAVARADVFHLVSGMWLPAAERCFIWIGGSRPSDLIKVMARHMEPLTEQQAAGMYDLQRWAQEREEALDRELQATYRSLSDTVSSDALISPYPDTAAYMAHMSLAISNLSSLEAFVRQADALRLQTLHRLPQVLTARQAARCFLAVADYSQRLRALSSLWLARPRQDQPAPPGAGGRLFHP
- the LOC125517976 gene encoding transcription factor TGAL9-like isoform X3 is translated as MLICWINPTSDVKNRPWQQPHEQASCSAHAEMIQASTAATSSIHGSIIRKDPGGYEDLAELDQALFLYINSQDNQSVQEQPQTLNIFPSRPMHVVAEPSPKAATSTSNIVAASSNLKPQRPPSKQSAMTAPGGKATVKREGSGSGGAGTPSTSEQEGPRTPDAKTLRRLAQNREAARKSRLRKKAYIQNLETSRVRLSQMEQEMQRCSAQGAILGGGAGIGGLSPEAAWFDGEYARWVDEHDRMMRHLRAAVDAEGVEHDAAVTDGEQLLRQLIDAAAAHHVVLAELKSAVARADVFHLVSGMWLPAAERCFIWIGGSRPSDLIKVMARHMEPLTEQQAAGMYDLQRWAQEREEALDRELQATYRSLSDTVSSDALISPYPDTAAYMAHMSLAISNLSSLEAFVRQADALRLQTLHRLPQVLTARQAARCFLAVADYSQRLRALSSLWLARPRQDQPAPPGAGGRLFHP
- the LOC125517976 gene encoding transcription factor TGAL9-like isoform X4, coding for MLICWINPTSDVKNRPWQQPHEQASCSAHAEMIQASTAATSSIHGSIIKDPGGYEDLAELDQALFLYINSQDNQSVQEQPQTLNIFPSRPMHVVAEPSPKAATSTSNIVAASSNLKPQRPPSKQSAMTAPGGKATVKREGSGSGGAGTPSTSEQEGPRTPDAKTLRRLAQNREAARKSRLRKKAYIQNLETSRVRLSQMEQEMQRCSAQGAILGGGAGIGGLSPEAAWFDGEYARWVDEHDRMMRHLRAAVDAEGVEHDAAVTDGEQLLRQLIDAAAAHHVVLAELKSAVARADVFHLVSGMWLPAAERCFIWIGGSRPSDLIKVMARHMEPLTEQQAAGMYDLQRWAQEREEALDRELQATYRSLSDTVSSDALISPYPDTAAYMAHMSLAISNLSSLEAFVRQADALRLQTLHRLPQVLTARQAARCFLAVADYSQRLRALSSLWLARPRQDQPAPPGAGGRLFHP
- the LOC125517976 gene encoding transcription factor TGAL9-like isoform X5, with amino-acid sequence MGDRPWQQPHEQASCSAHAEMIQASTAATSSIHGSIIRKDPGGYEDLAELDQALFLYINSQDNQSVQEQPQTLNIFPSRPMHVVAEPSPKAATSTSNIVAASSNLKPQRPPSKQSAMTAPGGKATVKREGSGSGGAGTPSTSEQEGPRTPDAKTLRRLAQNREAARKSRLRKKAYIQNLETSRVRLSQMEQEMQRCSAQGAILGGGAGIGGLSPEAAWFDGEYARWVDEHDRMMRHLRAAVDAEGVEHDAAVTDGEQLLRQLIDAAAAHHVVLAELKSAVARADVFHLVSGMWLPAAERCFIWIGGSRPSDLIKVMARHMEPLTEQQAAGMYDLQRWAQEREEALDRELQATYRSLSDTVSSDALISPYPDTAAYMAHMSLAISNLSSLEAFVRQADALRLQTLHRLPQVLTARQAARCFLAVADYSQRLRALSSLWLARPRQDQPAPPGAGGRLFHP